One window of Toxotes jaculatrix isolate fToxJac2 chromosome 19, fToxJac2.pri, whole genome shotgun sequence genomic DNA carries:
- the LOC121199879 gene encoding phospholipase ABHD3-like isoform X1, which yields MFLSHLELWRTYWECVSRPYTVFICSLTAALCYLWGRKCQTPALVCSEAFSVFLHKHCPVVAERFSPTPWCWGGRLQTLVCALLKSRPPTTYRNELIRTVDGGQILLDWVDNQASAAYPESSTRPTVLILPGLTGNSRQSYVLHAISQATRRGYRCVVFNNRGVGGEELLTPVTYCAANTSDLERVVQHVKGLYPHAPLLGVGVSMGGMLLLNYLGRKRTESGLVAGFTISVPWDAHKSSASMEEPLNWLLFNKYLTRGLCRAITRHRKILENVVDVDYVLKARTIREFDERFTSLLFGYKSCTDYYHDASPDRKLPNTAVPILCLNAADDPFSPQNAFPLTIVRGLPNVALLLTAHGGHIAFLQGLFPRGENYMERLFGQFVQAVFEHPKDIKKACGIKEEKTS from the exons atgtttttgtcacatttggAGCTGTGGAGAACGTACTGGGAGTGTGTGTCCAGACCTTATACGGTGTTCATCTGCTCCCTCACGGCCGCACTGTGCTATCTGTGGGGCCGCAAGTGTCAG acACCAGCTCTGGTTTGTAGTGAAGCTTTCAGTGTGTTCCTCCACAAGCACTGTCCTGTGGTGGCTGAGCGCTTCAGTCCCACTCCATGGTGCTGGGGGGGCCGCCTTCAAACCCTGGTCTGTGCCTTGCTCAAGTCCCGGCCCCCCACCACTTATCGCAA TGAGCTGATCCGTACTGTAGATGGTGGTCAGATATTGCTGGACTGGGTGGACAATCAGGCCAGCGCGGCCTACCCAGAATCCTCTACCCGCCCCACAGTATTGATCCTCCCAGGCCTGACGGGGAACAGCCGGCAGTCCTATGTCCTCCACGCCATCAGCCAGGCCACCCGCCGTGGCTACAG ATGTGTGGTCTTCAACAACAGGGGAGTCGGAGGGGAAGAGCTGTTG ACGCCTGTCACCTACTGCGCAGCCAACACCTCAGATCTTGAGCGTGTGGTGCAGCATGTCAAAGGACTCTACCCACATGCCCCTCTGCTTGGTGTTGGCGTGTCTATGGGAGG CATGTTGTTGTTAAACTACCTGGGCCGTAAGCGCACAGAGTCGGGGTTGGTGGCGGGTTTCACCATCTCTGTCCCATGGGATGCCCACAAATCCTCCGCCTCTATGGAAGAACCACTCAACTGGCTGCTCTTCAACAAATACCTCACGAGAGGCCTGTGTCGTGCCATCACCAG acacaggaagaTTCTGGAGAATGTGGTGGACGTTGACTACGTCCTGAAG GCACGGACTATCCGTGAGTTTGACGAACGCTTCACCTCCTTGCTTTTTGGCTATAAATCTTGTACGGACTACTACCACGATGCCAGCCCAGACAGAAAACTCCCTAATACAGCAGTACCCATCTTGTGTCTCAATGCTGCTGATGACCCCTTCTCTCCCCAGAATG CCTTCCCATTGACCATAGTCCGGGGCCTGCCTAACGTCGCCCTGTTGTTGACGGCCCACGGTGGACACATCGCCTTCCTGCAGGGTTTGTTCCCCCGCGGTGAGAACTACATGGAGCGCCTGTTTGGCCAGTTTGTCCAGGCAGTCTTTGAACACCCAAAGGACATCAAGAAAGCCTGTGGCATCAAGGAGGAGAAGACGAGCTGA
- the LOC121199879 gene encoding phospholipase ABHD3-like isoform X3 produces the protein MKTPALVCSEAFSVFLHKHCPVVAERFSPTPWCWGGRLQTLVCALLKSRPPTTYRNELIRTVDGGQILLDWVDNQASAAYPESSTRPTVLILPGLTGNSRQSYVLHAISQATRRGYRCVVFNNRGVGGEELLTPVTYCAANTSDLERVVQHVKGLYPHAPLLGVGVSMGGMLLLNYLGRKRTESGLVAGFTISVPWDAHKSSASMEEPLNWLLFNKYLTRGLCRAITRHRKILENVVDVDYVLKARTIREFDERFTSLLFGYKSCTDYYHDASPDRKLPNTAVPILCLNAADDPFSPQNAFPLTIVRGLPNVALLLTAHGGHIAFLQGLFPRGENYMERLFGQFVQAVFEHPKDIKKACGIKEEKTS, from the exons ATGAAG acACCAGCTCTGGTTTGTAGTGAAGCTTTCAGTGTGTTCCTCCACAAGCACTGTCCTGTGGTGGCTGAGCGCTTCAGTCCCACTCCATGGTGCTGGGGGGGCCGCCTTCAAACCCTGGTCTGTGCCTTGCTCAAGTCCCGGCCCCCCACCACTTATCGCAA TGAGCTGATCCGTACTGTAGATGGTGGTCAGATATTGCTGGACTGGGTGGACAATCAGGCCAGCGCGGCCTACCCAGAATCCTCTACCCGCCCCACAGTATTGATCCTCCCAGGCCTGACGGGGAACAGCCGGCAGTCCTATGTCCTCCACGCCATCAGCCAGGCCACCCGCCGTGGCTACAG ATGTGTGGTCTTCAACAACAGGGGAGTCGGAGGGGAAGAGCTGTTG ACGCCTGTCACCTACTGCGCAGCCAACACCTCAGATCTTGAGCGTGTGGTGCAGCATGTCAAAGGACTCTACCCACATGCCCCTCTGCTTGGTGTTGGCGTGTCTATGGGAGG CATGTTGTTGTTAAACTACCTGGGCCGTAAGCGCACAGAGTCGGGGTTGGTGGCGGGTTTCACCATCTCTGTCCCATGGGATGCCCACAAATCCTCCGCCTCTATGGAAGAACCACTCAACTGGCTGCTCTTCAACAAATACCTCACGAGAGGCCTGTGTCGTGCCATCACCAG acacaggaagaTTCTGGAGAATGTGGTGGACGTTGACTACGTCCTGAAG GCACGGACTATCCGTGAGTTTGACGAACGCTTCACCTCCTTGCTTTTTGGCTATAAATCTTGTACGGACTACTACCACGATGCCAGCCCAGACAGAAAACTCCCTAATACAGCAGTACCCATCTTGTGTCTCAATGCTGCTGATGACCCCTTCTCTCCCCAGAATG CCTTCCCATTGACCATAGTCCGGGGCCTGCCTAACGTCGCCCTGTTGTTGACGGCCCACGGTGGACACATCGCCTTCCTGCAGGGTTTGTTCCCCCGCGGTGAGAACTACATGGAGCGCCTGTTTGGCCAGTTTGTCCAGGCAGTCTTTGAACACCCAAAGGACATCAAGAAAGCCTGTGGCATCAAGGAGGAGAAGACGAGCTGA
- the LOC121199879 gene encoding phospholipase ABHD3-like isoform X2 has protein sequence MKAGCRTPALVCSEAFSVFLHKHCPVVAERFSPTPWCWGGRLQTLVCALLKSRPPTTYRNELIRTVDGGQILLDWVDNQASAAYPESSTRPTVLILPGLTGNSRQSYVLHAISQATRRGYRCVVFNNRGVGGEELLTPVTYCAANTSDLERVVQHVKGLYPHAPLLGVGVSMGGMLLLNYLGRKRTESGLVAGFTISVPWDAHKSSASMEEPLNWLLFNKYLTRGLCRAITRHRKILENVVDVDYVLKARTIREFDERFTSLLFGYKSCTDYYHDASPDRKLPNTAVPILCLNAADDPFSPQNAFPLTIVRGLPNVALLLTAHGGHIAFLQGLFPRGENYMERLFGQFVQAVFEHPKDIKKACGIKEEKTS, from the exons ATGAAGGCAGGTTGTCGG acACCAGCTCTGGTTTGTAGTGAAGCTTTCAGTGTGTTCCTCCACAAGCACTGTCCTGTGGTGGCTGAGCGCTTCAGTCCCACTCCATGGTGCTGGGGGGGCCGCCTTCAAACCCTGGTCTGTGCCTTGCTCAAGTCCCGGCCCCCCACCACTTATCGCAA TGAGCTGATCCGTACTGTAGATGGTGGTCAGATATTGCTGGACTGGGTGGACAATCAGGCCAGCGCGGCCTACCCAGAATCCTCTACCCGCCCCACAGTATTGATCCTCCCAGGCCTGACGGGGAACAGCCGGCAGTCCTATGTCCTCCACGCCATCAGCCAGGCCACCCGCCGTGGCTACAG ATGTGTGGTCTTCAACAACAGGGGAGTCGGAGGGGAAGAGCTGTTG ACGCCTGTCACCTACTGCGCAGCCAACACCTCAGATCTTGAGCGTGTGGTGCAGCATGTCAAAGGACTCTACCCACATGCCCCTCTGCTTGGTGTTGGCGTGTCTATGGGAGG CATGTTGTTGTTAAACTACCTGGGCCGTAAGCGCACAGAGTCGGGGTTGGTGGCGGGTTTCACCATCTCTGTCCCATGGGATGCCCACAAATCCTCCGCCTCTATGGAAGAACCACTCAACTGGCTGCTCTTCAACAAATACCTCACGAGAGGCCTGTGTCGTGCCATCACCAG acacaggaagaTTCTGGAGAATGTGGTGGACGTTGACTACGTCCTGAAG GCACGGACTATCCGTGAGTTTGACGAACGCTTCACCTCCTTGCTTTTTGGCTATAAATCTTGTACGGACTACTACCACGATGCCAGCCCAGACAGAAAACTCCCTAATACAGCAGTACCCATCTTGTGTCTCAATGCTGCTGATGACCCCTTCTCTCCCCAGAATG CCTTCCCATTGACCATAGTCCGGGGCCTGCCTAACGTCGCCCTGTTGTTGACGGCCCACGGTGGACACATCGCCTTCCTGCAGGGTTTGTTCCCCCGCGGTGAGAACTACATGGAGCGCCTGTTTGGCCAGTTTGTCCAGGCAGTCTTTGAACACCCAAAGGACATCAAGAAAGCCTGTGGCATCAAGGAGGAGAAGACGAGCTGA
- the LOC121199633 gene encoding cathepsin B-like: protein MHRLILCALATVSVTWARPHLPLLSSEMVNFINKANTTWKAGHNFHNTDISYVKGLCGTILNGPKLPEVVHNIEDIQLPDSFDSRQQWPNCPTIQQIRDQGSCGSCWAFGAVEAMSDRLCIHSSGKISVEISAEDLLSCCDECGMGCYGGFPPAAWEFWAKKGLVTGGLYDSKIGCRPYTIPPCEHHVNGTRPPCQGEQETPKCEEQCIDGYSPSYQKDKHFGKSSYSVPSQQEQIMTELYKNGPVEAAFSVYADFLLYKTGVYQHVTGDMLGGHAIKILGWGEENGTPYWLAANSWNSDWGDKGFFKIKRGNDECGIESEVVTGIPLN, encoded by the exons ATGCATCGACTTATTCTCTGTGCACTGGCGACTGTTTCAGTCACCTGGGCTCGGCCtcacctccctcttctctcctcagagATGGTCAACTTTATTAACAAGGCCAACACCACCTGGAAG GCTGGACAcaacttccacaacactgataTCAGCTATGTGAAGGGACTGTGTGGGACCATACTGAACGGACCCAAGCTGCCAGAGGT GGTTCACAATATCGAAGACATACAGCTTCCAGACAGCTTTGACTCCCGTCAGCAGTGGCCCAACTGTCCCACAATCCAGCAGATCAGAGACCAGGGCTCGTGTGGATCCTGCTGG GCCTTTGGGGCAGTGGAGGCGATGTCTGACAGGTTATGTATCCACAGCAGTGGTAAAATCTCTGTGGAGATCTCAGCTGAAGATCTACTATCCTGCTGTGATGAGTGCGGCATGGG CTGTTATGGCGGTTTTCCACCTGCTGCCTGGGAATTCTGGGCAAAGAAAGGGCTTGTGACAGGAGGCCTGTATGACTCCAAAATCG GCTGCAGGCCCTACACCATCCCTCCCTGTGAGCATCATGTAAATGGGACCCGTCCTCCATGTCAGGGTGAACAGGAGACTCCTAAGTGTGAAGAGCAGTGCATTGACGGCTATTCACCATCTTATCAGAAGGACAAACACTTTG GTAAAAGCTCGTACAGCGTCCCCTCCCAGCAGGAGCAGATCATGACCGAGCTATACAAGAACGGGCCTGTGGAGGCAGCTTTCTCTGTCTATGCAGATTttctgctgtataagactg GCGTGTACCAGCACGTGACAGGGGACATGCTGGGTGGTCATGCTATCAAGATCCTGGGCTGGGGAGAGGAGAATGGCACACCCTACTGGTTGGCTGCAAACTCCTGGAACAGTGACTGGGGAGACAAAG GTTTCTTCAAGATCAAACGTGGAAATGATGAGTGTGGCATTGAGTCAGAAGTCGTTACGGGAATCCCACTCAACTAG
- the fdft1 gene encoding squalene synthase isoform X2 — translation MDILKSLGHPEELFNLFKFKLGGCRAVMPKLDYESMSESLRTCYVYLNQTSRSFAAVIQALDGELRHAVCIFYLVLRALDTVEDDMSIPLDKKVPMLNDFHTYLYQDEWCFTESQEKDRQVLEDFPTISLEFRNLAQEYRDVISDICHRMGVGMAEFLEKKVGSMKEWDQYCHYVAGLVGIGLSRLFSASQLEDPEVGRDTELANSMGLFLQKTNIIRDYLEDTQEGRAFWPQEAWSQFADRLEDFAQPEKLDSALSCLNLLVTDALRHVPDVIAYLSRLRNQSVFNFCAIPQVMAIATLSTCYNNPMVFQGVVKIRKGQAVTLMMEATNMRAVQTIITQYSQEILQKVSLSDPSRDKTLHILAIIREKSTLSPSSLPSRTHHLSPMYLSAAMLLAALSWQYLSTTAAQAQGTGDMQGK, via the exons ATGGACATCCTGAAGTCACTGGGCCATCCGGAGGAACTATTCAACCTGTTTAAATTTAAGTTAGGGGGTTGCAGAGCCGTCATGCCAAAGTTGGATTAT GAGTCCATGAGTGAGAGTCTGCGGACGTGCTACGTGTACCTGAACCAAACCAGCCGGAGTTTTGCAGCTGTGATTCAGGCACTCGACGGGGAGTTGAG ACATGCAGTTTGTATTTTCTACTTGGTGCTGCGAGCGTTGGACACAGTGGAGGACGACATGAGTATCCCTCTGGACAAAAAGGTTCCCATGCTGAATGATTTCCACACCTATCTGTACCAGGATGAGTGGTGCTTCACTGAGAGCCAGGAGAAAGACCGACAGGTTCTGGAGGATTTCCCTACG ATATCACTGGAATTCAGAAACCTCGCTCAGGAATACAGAGACGTCATCTCAGATATCTGCCACCGTATGGGAGTGGGAATGGCTGAATTCCTGGAGAAGAAAGTGGGATCCATGAAGGAGTGGGACCAG TATTGCCACTATGTCGCAGGGCTGGTCGGCATTGGTCTGTCTCGGCTCTTCTCTGCGTCCCAGCTGGAGGACCCTGAGGTGGGGCGGGACACCGAGCTGGCCAATTCCATGGGCCTGTTCCTCCAAAAGACCAACATTATCCGAGACTATCTTGAGGACACGCAAGAGGGACGTGCCTTCTGGCCACAAGAG GCTTGGAGTCAGTTTGCAGATCGTCTTGAAGACTTTGCCCAGCCGGAGAAGCTGGACTCGGCTTTGTCCTGTCTCAACCTGCTGGTCACTGATGCTCTGCGACATGTCCCTGATGTTATTGCCTATCTGTCCCGTCTGCGCAACCAAAGCGTCTTCAATTTCTGTGCTATTCCACAG GTGATGGCAATAGCTACACTGTCAACATGCTACAACAACCCCATGGTGTTCCAGGGAGTAGTGAAGATCAGAAAGGGACAGGCTGTCACCCTCATGATGGAAGCCACCAACATGAGAGCTGTGCAGACTATCATCACCCAGTACAGCCAGGAG ATTTTACAGAAGGTCTCCCTCTCTGACCCATCACGGGACAAGACCCTGCACATCCTGGCTATAATCCGAGAGAAGTCCACGCTGTCGCCGTCCAGCCTCCCGTCCAGGACCCACCACTTGTCACCTATGTACCTGTCTGCTGCCATGCTGCTGGCCGCTCTGAGCTGGCAGTACCTCAGCACTACCGCAGCACAGGCGCAGGGCACCGGTGACATGCAGGGAAAGTGA
- the fdft1 gene encoding squalene synthase isoform X1, whose amino-acid sequence MAGACCKCPVSLSVFKRSLSVAPRGCGSSPRSLLPGWRLGERGLQEAARPSSALRPASFYRHTAFFCLSCQESMSESLRTCYVYLNQTSRSFAAVIQALDGELRHAVCIFYLVLRALDTVEDDMSIPLDKKVPMLNDFHTYLYQDEWCFTESQEKDRQVLEDFPTISLEFRNLAQEYRDVISDICHRMGVGMAEFLEKKVGSMKEWDQYCHYVAGLVGIGLSRLFSASQLEDPEVGRDTELANSMGLFLQKTNIIRDYLEDTQEGRAFWPQEAWSQFADRLEDFAQPEKLDSALSCLNLLVTDALRHVPDVIAYLSRLRNQSVFNFCAIPQVMAIATLSTCYNNPMVFQGVVKIRKGQAVTLMMEATNMRAVQTIITQYSQEILQKVSLSDPSRDKTLHILAIIREKSTLSPSSLPSRTHHLSPMYLSAAMLLAALSWQYLSTTAAQAQGTGDMQGK is encoded by the exons ATGGCCGGAGCTTGCTGCAAGTGTCCAGTCTCTCTGTCCGTGTTCAAGCGATCTCTCTCGGTGGCGCCGCGGGGCTGCGGTTCCTCTCCACGGTCCCTGTTACCGGGCTGGAGGTTAGGGGAGCGCGGCCTGCAGGAGGCCGCCCGACCCTCCAGCGCCCTCAGACCCGCAAGTTTTTACCGACACACGgctttcttctgtctgtcctgcCAGGAGTCCATGAGTGAGAGTCTGCGGACGTGCTACGTGTACCTGAACCAAACCAGCCGGAGTTTTGCAGCTGTGATTCAGGCACTCGACGGGGAGTTGAG ACATGCAGTTTGTATTTTCTACTTGGTGCTGCGAGCGTTGGACACAGTGGAGGACGACATGAGTATCCCTCTGGACAAAAAGGTTCCCATGCTGAATGATTTCCACACCTATCTGTACCAGGATGAGTGGTGCTTCACTGAGAGCCAGGAGAAAGACCGACAGGTTCTGGAGGATTTCCCTACG ATATCACTGGAATTCAGAAACCTCGCTCAGGAATACAGAGACGTCATCTCAGATATCTGCCACCGTATGGGAGTGGGAATGGCTGAATTCCTGGAGAAGAAAGTGGGATCCATGAAGGAGTGGGACCAG TATTGCCACTATGTCGCAGGGCTGGTCGGCATTGGTCTGTCTCGGCTCTTCTCTGCGTCCCAGCTGGAGGACCCTGAGGTGGGGCGGGACACCGAGCTGGCCAATTCCATGGGCCTGTTCCTCCAAAAGACCAACATTATCCGAGACTATCTTGAGGACACGCAAGAGGGACGTGCCTTCTGGCCACAAGAG GCTTGGAGTCAGTTTGCAGATCGTCTTGAAGACTTTGCCCAGCCGGAGAAGCTGGACTCGGCTTTGTCCTGTCTCAACCTGCTGGTCACTGATGCTCTGCGACATGTCCCTGATGTTATTGCCTATCTGTCCCGTCTGCGCAACCAAAGCGTCTTCAATTTCTGTGCTATTCCACAG GTGATGGCAATAGCTACACTGTCAACATGCTACAACAACCCCATGGTGTTCCAGGGAGTAGTGAAGATCAGAAAGGGACAGGCTGTCACCCTCATGATGGAAGCCACCAACATGAGAGCTGTGCAGACTATCATCACCCAGTACAGCCAGGAG ATTTTACAGAAGGTCTCCCTCTCTGACCCATCACGGGACAAGACCCTGCACATCCTGGCTATAATCCGAGAGAAGTCCACGCTGTCGCCGTCCAGCCTCCCGTCCAGGACCCACCACTTGTCACCTATGTACCTGTCTGCTGCCATGCTGCTGGCCGCTCTGAGCTGGCAGTACCTCAGCACTACCGCAGCACAGGCGCAGGGCACCGGTGACATGCAGGGAAAGTGA
- the LOC121199519 gene encoding E3 ubiquitin-protein ligase rnf146-like: MAGYGEVDCSVNALAPSKLIEEVGDTCATESSSCTTTPECAICLQSCVHPVRLPCGHVFCFLCVKGASWHSKRCALCRQEVPEDFLERPVLLSPEELKAAAAGISRSGGTGGGSRGEYAWYYEGRNGWWQYDERTSRELEEAFAKGKKSTEMLIAGFLYVADLENLVQYRRNEHGRRRKIKRDAVDIPKKGVAGLRLDPEPAPIPGLPVITPAATARISSADGSDTAGQSQSSSFGILSLPPVRPPTLLGRHLPSPLSPSPSTLEESFSQLLVSQPEGEEVEGDNERQTYEYASGNSESEEERGSERGRAESVPRRGHRPRPLRESQPARMPPGGGPSNSALSLRSRSPDGQCTVTEV; this comes from the coding sequence ATGGCAGGTTATGGAGAAGTAGACTGTTCAGTAAATGCCCTGGCTCCCTCCAAACTGATAGAGGAAGTAGGAGATACCTGTGCCACAGAGTCCTCCAGTTGCACCACCACCCCGGAGTGTGCCATCTGCCTTCAGAGCTGTGTTCACCCCGTACGTCTCCCATGTGGCCATgtcttctgtttcctgtgtgtgaaaGGTGCCTCCTGGCACAGCAAGCGTTGTGCTCTCTGCCGACAGGAAGTCCCAGAGGACTTCCTCGAGCGGCCGGTTCTCCTCTCACCTGAAGAGCTgaaggcagcagctgcagggatCAGCCGAAGTGGAGGGACAGGGGGTGGTTCCCGTGGAGAGTATGCATGGTACTATGAGGGGCGCAATGGCTGGTGGCAATATGATGAGAGGACCAGCCgtgagctggaggaggcctTTGCCAAGGGTAAGAAGAGCACAGAGATGCTGATTGCAGGGTTTCTTTATGTGGCCGACCTGGAGAACTTGGTGCAGTATCGCCGGAACGAGCATGGCCGCAGGCGCAAGATAAAGAGGGATGCTGTAGATATCCCCAAGAAGGGAGTGGCAGGACTGAGGTTAGACCCTGAACCTGCACCCATCCCTGGTTTACCAGTTATTACCCCAGCTGCAACAGCACGCATCAGCTCAGCTGATGGATCGGACACTGCAGGCCAATCCCAGTCTTCATCATTTGGGATTTTGTCTCTCCCGCCTGTTAGACCTCCAACACTCCTGGGGCGCCATCTCCCCAGTCCTTTGTCTCCTTCACCCTCGACCCTAGAAGAGTCTTTCTCCCAGCTCCTAGTCAGCCAGCCAGAGGGGGAAGAGGTGGAAGGAGACAATGAGCGGCAGACATATGAGTACGCATCCGGCAACAGTGAGAGtgaggaggaaagggggagcgagagagggagagcagaatCGGTGCCACGGAGAGGACATAGACCTAGACCACTAAGAGAGAGCCAGCCAGCCAGAATGCCTCCGGGGGGTGGGCCCTCCAATTCTGCGCTTAGTCTTCGCTCCCGTAGTCCTGATGGACAGTGCACTGTGACAGAAGTGTAA